The following are encoded in a window of Streptomyces sp. SAT1 genomic DNA:
- a CDS encoding helix-turn-helix domain-containing protein: MPRDIDPSLNRRRLRIELRKARENAGLTQRDATKALEWSLSKLIRIEAGTVSLGVTDLRALLQLYEVTDAALVAELEDAARGSKGQSWWAQYSDVVSPQYALYLGYEGSADTIRMYNPTILPGLVQTEDYATALVSALSPESLLRQQVDLRLSRQERFFDGSDGPRIDIVLDEAAVRRQVGGPAVMRRQIDHLLSLTEHPRTNLRVLPFSAGAHFSVATPFILLSFRDDDDLLYVEGPGGGLSSRDDLALMARYQECFEEISAIAYEGDRMTDLLGAVRESLDNS; encoded by the coding sequence ATGCCAAGAGACATCGATCCGAGCCTCAACCGACGCAGGCTGCGAATCGAACTGCGCAAGGCACGCGAGAACGCCGGGTTGACCCAGCGGGACGCAACGAAGGCCCTCGAATGGTCGCTCTCCAAACTGATCAGGATCGAGGCCGGGACGGTCAGTCTCGGGGTCACGGACCTGCGGGCCCTGCTCCAGTTGTACGAGGTCACGGACGCCGCTCTGGTCGCGGAGCTGGAGGACGCGGCACGCGGCTCGAAAGGACAGTCATGGTGGGCGCAGTACAGCGACGTGGTGTCGCCCCAGTACGCCTTGTACCTGGGGTACGAGGGGTCGGCGGACACGATCCGCATGTACAACCCGACCATCCTGCCGGGGCTCGTGCAGACGGAGGACTACGCCACGGCGCTGGTGTCGGCGCTGAGCCCCGAGTCGCTGCTGCGCCAGCAGGTGGACCTCCGGCTCTCCCGGCAGGAGCGGTTCTTCGACGGGAGCGACGGTCCCCGGATCGACATCGTCCTGGACGAGGCGGCCGTGCGGCGGCAGGTCGGCGGACCCGCCGTGATGCGACGGCAGATCGATCATCTGCTGTCCCTCACGGAGCACCCGCGCACCAATCTGCGGGTGCTGCCGTTCTCCGCCGGGGCGCACTTCAGCGTCGCGACGCCGTTCATCCTGCTCAGCTTCCGCGACGACGACGACCTGCTCTACGTGGAGGGACCAGGAGGCGGCTTGTCGAGCCGCGATGATCTGGCCCTGATGGCCCGCTACCAGGAGTGCTTCGAGGAGATCAGCGCCATCGCGTACGAGGGCGACCGGATGACCGACCTGCTCGGCGCGGTCAGAGAGAGCCTGGACAACAGCTGA
- a CDS encoding DUF397 domain-containing protein, whose translation MAGREPTGRAWVRSSYSASGGECVEAAWEQGRVLVGDSKRPVDGASGPVLAFRRTAWCGFLAGLVNPEAGGS comes from the coding sequence TTGGCAGGCAGGGAGCCGACGGGGCGCGCTTGGGTCAGGAGCAGCTACTCGGCGAGCGGCGGAGAGTGCGTGGAGGCCGCTTGGGAGCAGGGCCGTGTGCTCGTGGGCGACTCGAAGCGGCCGGTGGACGGCGCGAGCGGGCCCGTGCTCGCCTTTCGCCGTACGGCGTGGTGTGGTTTTCTGGCGGGGCTGGTGAACCCGGAAGCGGGCGGCTCGTGA
- a CDS encoding cobalamin biosynthesis protein, which yields MGADRVFAYGAAAGLLGDLFLGDPRRGHPVAVFGRAAGAVERVLWHDHRGWGALHTAVCAGGAVALGAAAARAARAPRAPRFRFTASVLLTGAATWAVVGGTSLAREARAVGRALESGDIEAARARLPHLCGRDPQALDAAQIARAVVESVAENTSDAVVGALVWGAVAGVPGLLGFRAVNTLDAMVGHKSPRHRRFGWASARLDDLVGWPGARLTAVLATAAGGDPRGAVRAWRADAGRHPSPNAGPVEASFAGALGVRLGGTLSYAGRVEHRPVLNGAAGRAVQAGDIDRAVRLSRRVSWLALGTCAAVKLLCGRRDRRTKGRTS from the coding sequence ATGGGTGCCGATCGCGTCTTCGCGTACGGCGCCGCCGCCGGCCTCCTCGGTGACCTGTTCCTCGGCGACCCGCGCCGCGGGCATCCGGTCGCCGTGTTCGGGCGGGCCGCGGGCGCCGTCGAACGTGTGCTGTGGCACGACCACCGCGGCTGGGGCGCGCTGCACACCGCCGTGTGCGCCGGCGGCGCCGTCGCGCTGGGGGCCGCCGCCGCCCGCGCCGCCCGCGCCCCCCGCGCCCCCCGCTTCCGGTTCACCGCCTCCGTCCTGCTGACCGGCGCCGCCACCTGGGCCGTGGTCGGCGGCACCTCGCTGGCCCGCGAGGCCCGCGCCGTCGGACGGGCCCTGGAGTCCGGCGACATCGAGGCCGCGCGGGCGCGGCTGCCGCATCTGTGCGGACGCGACCCGCAGGCGCTGGACGCCGCCCAGATCGCCCGCGCGGTCGTCGAGTCGGTCGCCGAGAACACCTCCGACGCCGTGGTCGGCGCCCTCGTCTGGGGTGCCGTCGCGGGCGTGCCCGGCCTTCTCGGCTTCCGTGCCGTCAACACCCTGGACGCCATGGTCGGCCACAAGTCGCCCCGCCACCGGCGCTTCGGCTGGGCCTCCGCCCGCCTCGACGACCTGGTCGGCTGGCCGGGCGCCCGGCTGACCGCCGTCCTGGCCACCGCCGCGGGCGGCGATCCGCGCGGCGCCGTACGGGCCTGGCGCGCGGACGCCGGACGGCACCCGAGCCCCAACGCCGGGCCGGTGGAAGCCTCGTTCGCGGGCGCGCTCGGCGTCCGCCTCGGCGGCACGCTGTCGTACGCCGGGCGCGTGGAGCACCGGCCGGTGCTGAACGGCGCGGCGGGGCGCGCGGTGCAGGCCGGTGACATCGACCGGGCCGTACGGCTCTCACGGCGCGTGAGCTGGCTCGCGCTCGGCACGTGTGCCGCCGTGAAGCTCCTGTGCGGCCGTCGCGACCGTCGGACGAAGGGACGTACGTCATGA
- a CDS encoding cobyric acid synthase, with protein sequence MSGGRGGGLLVAGTTSDAGKSVVTAGICRWLVRQGVKVAPFKAQNMSLNSFVTREGAEIGRAQAMQAQACRIEPTALMNPVLLKPGGEQSSQVVLLGRPVGELSARGYHGGRQQRLLGTVLDCLAELRGSYDAVICEGAGSPAEINLRRTDIVNMGIARGARLPVVVVGDIDRGGVFASFFGTVALLSPEDQELVAGFLVNKFRGDVSLLEPGIGMLHGLTGRHTYGVLPFRHGLGIDEEDGLRVSLRGAVRESAVAPPVGEDVLRVAVCAVPLMSNFTDVDALAAEPGVVVRFVDRPEELADADLVVVPGTRGTVRALDWLRERGLADALRRRAAEGRPVLGVCGGFQLLGEHIEDDVESRRGRVDGLGLLPVRVRFAPDKTLARPAGTALGERVEGYEIHHGVADVTGGEPFLDGCRAGSVWGTHWHGSLESDGFRRAFLRVVAAAAGRRFVPSPTTSFAALREEQLDRLGDLIEQHADTDALWRLIESGAPQGLPFIPPGAPA encoded by the coding sequence ATGAGCGGTGGCCGGGGCGGCGGGCTGCTCGTCGCCGGGACCACCTCCGACGCCGGCAAGAGCGTCGTCACCGCCGGGATCTGCCGGTGGCTGGTGCGCCAGGGTGTCAAGGTCGCGCCGTTCAAGGCGCAGAACATGTCCCTCAACTCGTTCGTCACCCGCGAGGGCGCCGAGATCGGCCGGGCGCAGGCCATGCAGGCGCAGGCGTGCCGGATCGAGCCGACCGCGCTGATGAACCCGGTGCTGCTCAAGCCGGGCGGCGAGCAGAGCAGCCAAGTGGTGCTGCTGGGCAGGCCGGTGGGCGAGCTGAGCGCGCGCGGCTACCACGGCGGGCGCCAGCAGCGGCTGCTGGGCACGGTGCTGGACTGCCTGGCCGAACTGCGCGGCTCCTACGACGCGGTGATCTGCGAGGGCGCGGGCAGCCCGGCCGAGATCAATCTGCGCCGCACCGACATCGTCAACATGGGCATCGCGCGCGGCGCGCGGCTGCCGGTGGTCGTCGTCGGCGACATCGACCGCGGCGGCGTCTTCGCCTCCTTCTTCGGCACCGTGGCCCTGCTCTCCCCCGAGGACCAGGAGCTGGTCGCCGGCTTCCTCGTCAACAAGTTCCGCGGCGACGTCTCACTGCTCGAACCCGGCATCGGCATGCTGCACGGGCTCACCGGGCGGCACACCTACGGGGTGCTGCCCTTCCGGCACGGGCTCGGCATCGACGAGGAGGACGGGCTGCGGGTGTCGCTGCGCGGTGCCGTACGGGAGTCCGCCGTGGCGCCGCCGGTCGGCGAGGACGTGCTGCGGGTCGCCGTCTGCGCCGTCCCGCTGATGTCCAACTTCACCGACGTGGACGCGCTGGCCGCCGAACCGGGCGTCGTCGTGCGGTTCGTGGACCGGCCCGAGGAACTGGCCGACGCCGATCTCGTGGTGGTCCCGGGCACCCGCGGCACCGTGCGGGCGCTGGACTGGCTGCGCGAGCGGGGCCTCGCGGACGCGCTGCGGCGCCGGGCCGCCGAGGGACGGCCCGTCCTCGGTGTCTGCGGCGGCTTCCAGCTCCTCGGCGAGCACATCGAGGACGACGTCGAGAGCCGCCGCGGCCGGGTCGACGGGCTCGGACTGCTGCCCGTACGCGTCCGGTTCGCCCCGGACAAGACCCTCGCCCGGCCCGCGGGGACGGCCCTCGGCGAGCGGGTCGAGGGCTACGAGATCCATCACGGCGTCGCCGACGTCACCGGCGGCGAACCCTTCCTTGACGGCTGCCGGGCCGGCTCGGTCTGGGGCACGCACTGGCACGGCTCGCTGGAGTCGGACGGCTTCCGCCGGGCCTTCCTGCGGGTGGTCGCCGCCGCCGCGGGCCGCCGTTTCGTGCCCTCGCCCACCACGTCGTTCGCCGCGCTGCGCGAGGAGCAGCTCGACCGGCTCGGCGACCTGATCGAACAGCACGCGGACACGGACGCGCTGTGGCGGCTCATCGAGTCCGGCGCGCCGCAAGGACTGCCTTTCATTCCACCGGGAGCGCCCGCATGA
- the cobN gene encoding cobaltochelatase subunit CobN, translating into MSTVLLLSTADTDLLAARACGASYRIGNPTRVDVTGELPALLDGADLAVVRLLGGKRAWEDGLAALRASGVPTVLLGGESVPDAELMAESSVPAGVVAEALRYLVEGGPANLAELARFLSDTVLLTGEGFEEPRRMPEFGVRGERPRVPGRPTVGVLFYRAHELSGNTAFVDTLCEAIEAHGANALPVYCGSLRGADPGLYEILGQTDALVATVLAAGGTHASQASAGGDEEAWDIGALADLDVPVLQGLCLTSSRAAWDASDAALSPMDAAMQVAIPEFDGRLITVPFSFKEQGPDGVPVYVADPGRAARVAGIAVRHARLGYKPDAEKKVALVFTAYPTKHSRVGNAVGLDTPASAVRVLDALREAGYGLTEYPDNGDELIHRLIEAGGHDVEWLTEDQLAAAPARVPLADYRAWFETLDPALREAMTEAWGEPPGSLYVDGDDIVLASLRFGNVVVMIQPPRGFGENPIAIYHDPDMPPSHHYLAAYRWLDHSFGADAVVHMGKHGTMEWLPGKGLGLSGGCAPDAVLGDLPLIYPFIVNDPGEGTQAKRRGHATVVDHLVPPMARADTYGDLAKLEQLLDEYALVSDLDPVKAPAVRAQIWTLVKAAELHHDLHVDEQPDDEAFDEFVMHIDGYLCEIKDVQIRDGLHILGGGPVGEPRVNLVLAVLRASQVWGGQANALPGLRAALAAHFGLVEKELLAEPGAAVKVPAELTALVDGPARTAADTIDLLETLCRRFAEGMEERGWDRAAVPALVAGVLGGELPEAVAVLEFACTEVVPRLARTTDEIGHILRALDGGYVPAGPSGSPTRGLVNVLPTGRNFYSVDPKAIPSRLSWEVGQSLADSLVQRYLQDTGAYPRSVGLTVWGTSAMRTQGDDIAEILALLGCRPVWDDASRRVTGFEIVPPEELGRPRVDVTVRISGFFRDAFPHVVGLIDDAVRAVAELDEPAESNYVRAHADEDTAEHGDRRRATARIFGSKPGAYGAGLLPLIDARNWRSDADLAEVYAVWGGYAYGRGLDGRAARGDMETAFRRIAVAAKNVDTREHDIVDADDYFQYHGGMVAMVRHLTGGSPEAYVGDSAVPDQVRTRTLGEETHRVFRARVVNPRWMAAMRRHGYKGAFEMAATVDYLFGYDATAGVVDDWMYEKLSAEYVFSPENREFMRKSNPWALRGITERLLEAAERGLWAEPDADTLERLRATYLELEGDLEGDEK; encoded by the coding sequence ATGAGCACAGTGTTGTTGTTGTCCACCGCCGACACCGATCTGCTGGCGGCCCGCGCCTGCGGGGCGTCCTACCGGATCGGCAACCCGACCCGGGTGGACGTGACCGGTGAGCTGCCCGCGCTGCTGGACGGCGCGGACCTCGCCGTGGTGCGGCTGCTGGGCGGCAAGCGTGCCTGGGAGGACGGGCTCGCCGCGCTGAGGGCGTCCGGTGTGCCGACCGTGCTGCTGGGCGGCGAGAGCGTGCCGGACGCGGAGCTGATGGCCGAGTCGTCGGTGCCCGCCGGTGTGGTCGCCGAGGCGCTGCGCTACCTGGTGGAGGGCGGCCCGGCCAACCTCGCCGAGCTGGCCCGGTTCCTGTCCGACACGGTGCTGCTGACCGGCGAGGGCTTCGAGGAGCCGCGCCGGATGCCGGAGTTCGGAGTGCGCGGGGAGCGCCCGCGCGTGCCGGGCCGCCCCACGGTCGGTGTGCTCTTCTACCGCGCCCACGAGCTGAGCGGCAACACCGCCTTCGTGGACACCCTGTGCGAGGCGATCGAGGCGCACGGCGCCAACGCGCTGCCGGTGTACTGCGGTTCGCTGCGCGGCGCCGACCCGGGGCTGTACGAGATACTCGGGCAGACCGACGCCCTGGTGGCCACCGTCCTGGCGGCCGGCGGCACCCACGCCTCGCAGGCGTCGGCGGGCGGCGACGAGGAGGCGTGGGACATCGGCGCCCTCGCCGACCTCGACGTCCCGGTGCTCCAGGGGCTGTGCCTGACCTCCTCGCGGGCCGCCTGGGACGCCTCCGACGCGGCCCTGTCCCCCATGGACGCGGCGATGCAGGTCGCCATCCCCGAGTTCGACGGACGGCTGATCACCGTCCCGTTCTCCTTCAAGGAGCAGGGACCCGACGGCGTACCGGTGTACGTCGCCGACCCCGGGCGGGCGGCCCGGGTCGCCGGGATCGCCGTGCGGCACGCCCGGCTCGGGTACAAGCCCGACGCCGAGAAGAAGGTCGCGCTGGTCTTCACCGCGTACCCGACGAAGCACTCCCGGGTCGGCAACGCCGTCGGCCTGGACACGCCCGCCTCGGCGGTACGGGTCCTGGACGCGCTGCGGGAGGCCGGGTACGGGCTCACGGAGTACCCGGACAACGGCGACGAGCTGATCCACCGGCTGATCGAGGCCGGCGGCCACGACGTGGAGTGGCTGACGGAGGACCAGCTGGCCGCCGCGCCCGCGCGGGTGCCGCTGGCCGACTACCGGGCCTGGTTCGAGACACTGGACCCGGCGCTGCGGGAGGCGATGACCGAGGCGTGGGGCGAGCCGCCGGGCAGCCTGTACGTGGACGGCGACGACATCGTGCTGGCGTCCCTGCGGTTCGGCAACGTGGTCGTGATGATCCAGCCGCCGCGCGGCTTCGGCGAGAACCCGATCGCGATCTACCACGACCCCGACATGCCGCCCTCGCACCACTACCTGGCGGCCTACCGCTGGCTCGACCACAGCTTCGGCGCCGACGCGGTCGTGCACATGGGCAAGCACGGCACCATGGAGTGGCTGCCGGGCAAGGGCCTGGGCCTGAGCGGCGGCTGCGCCCCGGACGCGGTCCTCGGCGATCTGCCGCTGATCTACCCGTTCATCGTCAACGACCCCGGTGAGGGCACCCAGGCCAAGCGGCGCGGGCACGCCACCGTCGTCGACCACCTGGTGCCGCCGATGGCCCGCGCCGACACCTACGGCGACCTGGCCAAGCTGGAACAGCTCCTGGACGAGTACGCGCTCGTCTCCGACCTGGACCCGGTCAAGGCCCCGGCCGTGCGTGCGCAGATCTGGACCCTGGTCAAGGCCGCCGAGCTCCACCACGACCTGCACGTGGACGAGCAGCCCGACGACGAGGCGTTCGACGAGTTCGTCATGCACATCGACGGCTACCTCTGCGAGATCAAGGACGTGCAGATCCGCGACGGACTGCACATCCTGGGCGGCGGACCGGTCGGCGAGCCCCGGGTGAACCTGGTGCTGGCCGTGCTGCGCGCCTCACAGGTGTGGGGCGGGCAGGCGAACGCGCTGCCGGGCCTGCGGGCGGCGCTGGCCGCGCACTTCGGGCTGGTGGAGAAGGAGCTGCTGGCCGAGCCGGGCGCCGCGGTGAAGGTGCCGGCGGAGCTGACCGCCCTGGTGGACGGCCCGGCGCGGACGGCGGCGGACACGATCGATCTGCTGGAGACGCTGTGCCGGCGGTTCGCCGAGGGCATGGAGGAGCGCGGCTGGGACCGGGCCGCCGTTCCCGCGCTGGTGGCCGGGGTGCTCGGCGGTGAACTCCCCGAGGCCGTGGCCGTGCTGGAGTTCGCCTGCACGGAGGTGGTGCCCCGGCTGGCCCGGACCACCGACGAGATCGGGCACATCCTGCGGGCGCTGGACGGCGGTTACGTCCCGGCGGGTCCCTCGGGCTCGCCGACGCGCGGTCTGGTCAATGTGCTGCCGACCGGCCGGAACTTCTACTCCGTCGACCCCAAGGCGATCCCGTCGCGGCTGAGCTGGGAGGTCGGGCAGTCCCTCGCGGACTCGCTGGTGCAGCGGTACCTCCAGGACACCGGCGCGTACCCGAGGTCGGTCGGTCTGACGGTGTGGGGCACCTCCGCGATGCGCACCCAGGGCGACGACATCGCGGAGATCCTGGCGCTGCTGGGCTGCCGCCCGGTGTGGGACGACGCCTCGCGCCGGGTCACCGGCTTCGAGATCGTCCCGCCGGAGGAGCTGGGCCGGCCGCGCGTCGACGTCACGGTCCGTATCTCCGGCTTCTTCCGGGACGCGTTCCCGCACGTGGTCGGGCTGATCGACGACGCGGTCCGGGCGGTGGCGGAGCTGGACGAACCCGCCGAGTCCAACTACGTACGGGCGCACGCGGACGAGGACACCGCCGAGCACGGCGACCGGCGCCGGGCCACGGCCCGCATCTTCGGTTCCAAGCCGGGCGCCTACGGCGCGGGGCTGCTGCCGCTGATCGACGCCCGCAACTGGCGCTCGGACGCGGACCTCGCCGAGGTGTACGCGGTGTGGGGCGGCTACGCCTACGGGCGCGGGCTCGACGGGCGGGCGGCGCGCGGCGACATGGAGACGGCGTTCCGGCGGATCGCGGTGGCCGCGAAGAACGTCGACACGAGGGAACACGACATCGTCGACGCCGACGACTACTTCCAGTACCACGGCGGCATGGTCGCCATGGTGCGGCATCTGACGGGGGGCAGCCCCGAGGCGTACGTCGGCGACTCCGCCGTGCCCGACCAGGTGAGGACCCGCACGCTGGGCGAGGAGACCCACCGCGTCTTCCGGGCCCGGGTGGTCAACCCGCGCTGGATGGCCGCCATGCGCCGACACGGCTACAAGGGCGCCTTCGAGATGGCCGCGACCGTGGACTACCTGTTCGGGTACGACGCGACGGCGGGCGTGGTCGACGACTGGATGTACGAGAAGTTGTCGGCGGAGTACGTGTTCTCGCCGGAGAACCGGGAGTTCATGCGCAAGTCCAACCCGTGGGCGCTGCGCGGCATCACCGAACGGCTCCTGGAGGCCGCCGAGCGCGGGCTGTGGGCGGAGCCGGACGCGGACACGCTGGAGCGGCTGCGCGCCACGTATCTGGAGCTGGAGGGCGACTTGGAGGGTGACGAGAAGTGA
- a CDS encoding putative cobaltochelatase, which produces MSTPFPFTAVVGQDDLRLALLLNAVSPAVGGVLVRGEKGTAKSTAVRALSALLPAVDVVAGCRFSCDPDSPDPSCPDGPHEPGAFETRPARMVELPVGASEDRLVGALDIERALAEGVKAFEPGLLADAHRGILYVDEVNLLHDHLVDLLLDAAAMGASYVEREGVSVRHAARFLLVGTMNPEEGELRPQLLDRFGLTVEVAASREPDQRVEVVRRRLAYDDDPAGFAARWADEEAALRARIAAARELLPRVRLGDAALRQIAATCAAFEVDGMRADIVMARTATALAAWAGRTDVLAEDVRQAALLALPHRRRRNPFDAPGLDEDKLDETLQEYAGPEDDDDPDPDPDPDPGPGTDGPGGGGGQPEPEDGGGQGGESAARPEQDRKDEQGGEPQPSGAGAGEQAAVGAAEPFRTKVLSVPGLGEGAAGRRSRARTEHGRTTGARRPRGALTKLHLAATVRAAAPHQRARGRSGPGLVVRRDDLRQATREGREGNLVLFVVDASGSMAARQRMSAVKGAVLSLLLDAYQRRDKVGLVTFRGSSAEVALPPTSSVDAAAVRLRSLPTGGRTPLAAGLLRAHEVLRVERLRDPARRPLLVVVTDGRATGGPEPVALAERAARLLAAEQVASVVVDCESGPVRLGLAGRLAGELGGTPVTLDELRADSIAGLVRDVQGTSRRAA; this is translated from the coding sequence GTGAGTACCCCGTTTCCGTTCACGGCGGTCGTGGGTCAGGACGACCTGCGGCTCGCGCTGCTGCTGAACGCCGTCTCCCCGGCGGTCGGCGGTGTGCTGGTCCGCGGCGAGAAGGGCACCGCGAAGTCCACCGCCGTGCGGGCGCTGTCGGCGCTGCTGCCCGCGGTGGACGTGGTCGCCGGGTGCCGGTTCTCCTGCGACCCGGACTCGCCCGACCCGTCCTGCCCGGACGGGCCGCACGAGCCGGGGGCGTTCGAGACGCGTCCGGCGCGGATGGTCGAGCTGCCCGTGGGCGCCTCCGAGGACCGGCTGGTGGGCGCGCTGGACATCGAGCGGGCGCTCGCGGAGGGCGTGAAGGCGTTCGAGCCGGGGCTGCTCGCCGACGCGCACCGCGGCATCCTGTACGTCGACGAGGTCAACCTGCTCCACGACCATCTGGTCGACCTGCTGCTGGACGCCGCCGCCATGGGCGCCTCCTACGTGGAACGCGAGGGCGTCTCCGTCCGGCACGCCGCGCGGTTCCTGCTGGTGGGGACCATGAACCCGGAGGAGGGCGAGCTGCGCCCGCAGCTCCTCGACCGGTTCGGGCTGACCGTGGAGGTGGCCGCCTCGCGGGAGCCGGACCAGCGGGTCGAGGTGGTGCGCAGAAGGCTGGCGTACGACGACGATCCGGCCGGTTTCGCGGCGCGCTGGGCCGACGAGGAGGCCGCGCTGCGCGCCCGGATCGCGGCGGCCCGGGAGCTGCTGCCACGGGTGCGGCTCGGTGACGCGGCGCTGCGGCAGATCGCGGCGACCTGCGCGGCCTTCGAGGTCGACGGCATGCGCGCCGACATCGTGATGGCGCGCACGGCGACCGCGCTGGCCGCGTGGGCGGGGCGGACCGACGTGCTCGCCGAGGACGTGCGGCAGGCCGCGCTGCTGGCGCTGCCGCACCGGCGGCGGCGCAATCCGTTCGACGCCCCGGGCCTGGACGAGGACAAGCTGGACGAGACGCTCCAGGAGTACGCCGGTCCCGAGGACGACGACGATCCCGACCCGGACCCCGACCCGGACCCCGGTCCGGGGACGGACGGGCCGGGCGGGGGCGGCGGGCAGCCGGAGCCCGAGGACGGCGGTGGGCAGGGCGGCGAGAGCGCCGCGCGGCCCGAGCAGGACCGGAAGGACGAGCAGGGCGGCGAGCCGCAGCCGTCCGGGGCGGGCGCGGGCGAGCAGGCCGCCGTGGGGGCGGCGGAGCCGTTCCGTACCAAGGTGCTCAGTGTTCCGGGGCTCGGCGAGGGCGCCGCCGGGCGGCGCTCGCGGGCACGGACCGAGCACGGGCGGACGACCGGCGCGCGGCGGCCGCGCGGCGCGCTGACCAAGCTGCACCTGGCGGCGACCGTGCGGGCGGCGGCGCCGCACCAGCGGGCGCGGGGCCGGTCGGGGCCCGGTCTGGTGGTCCGCCGGGACGATCTGCGGCAGGCGACCCGGGAGGGGCGCGAGGGCAACCTCGTGCTCTTCGTGGTGGACGCGTCCGGGTCGATGGCGGCGCGGCAGCGGATGAGCGCGGTCAAGGGTGCCGTGCTGTCGCTGCTGCTGGACGCCTACCAGCGGCGGGACAAGGTGGGTCTGGTGACCTTCCGGGGGTCCTCGGCCGAGGTGGCGCTGCCGCCGACCTCGTCGGTGGACGCGGCGGCGGTCCGGCTCCGGTCGCTGCCGACCGGCGGGCGTACGCCGCTGGCGGCCGGGCTGCTGCGGGCGCACGAGGTGCTGCGGGTGGAGCGGCTGCGCGATCCGGCGCGGCGTCCGCTGCTCGTGGTCGTCACCGACGGCCGGGCGACGGGCGGTCCCGAGCCGGTCGCCCTGGCCGAGCGGGCGGCGCGGCTGCTGGCGGCCGAACAGGTCGCCTCGGTGGTCGTGGACTGCGAGTCGGGTCCGGTGCGGCTGGGGCTGGCCGGACGCCTCGCCGGTGAGCTGGGCGGTACGCCGGTGACGCTGGACGAGCTGCGGGCCGACAGCATCGCCGGTCTGGTCCGGGATGTGCAGGGGACGTCGAGGAGGGCCGCGTAG
- the cobO gene encoding cob(I)yrinic acid a,c-diamide adenosyltransferase yields the protein MPQGQPSAVPDDGLTTRQRRNRALVVVHTGIGKGKSTAAFGLALRAWNQGWPIGVFQFVKSAKWRVGEERALRVLGDSGEGGSVVWHKMGEGWSWVQRDAQTDNEAKAREGWEQVKRDLAAETYRLYVLDEFAYPMHWGWVDTDEVVEVLRDRPGNQHVVITGRNAPEKLVGAADLVTDMSKVKHPMDAGQKGQRGIEW from the coding sequence GTGCCGCAGGGACAGCCGAGCGCCGTGCCGGACGACGGGCTGACCACGCGTCAGCGCCGCAACCGGGCGCTGGTGGTCGTGCACACGGGGATCGGCAAGGGCAAGTCGACGGCCGCGTTCGGGCTGGCGCTGCGCGCCTGGAACCAGGGCTGGCCGATCGGGGTGTTCCAGTTCGTCAAGTCGGCGAAGTGGCGGGTCGGCGAGGAGCGGGCGCTGCGTGTGCTCGGCGACTCCGGCGAGGGCGGCAGCGTCGTCTGGCACAAGATGGGCGAGGGCTGGTCGTGGGTCCAGCGGGACGCGCAGACGGACAACGAGGCCAAGGCCCGCGAGGGCTGGGAGCAGGTCAAGCGCGACCTGGCCGCCGAGACGTACCGGCTGTACGTGCTCGACGAGTTCGCGTACCCGATGCACTGGGGCTGGGTGGACACCGACGAGGTCGTGGAGGTGCTGCGCGACCGGCCGGGGAACCAGCACGTGGTGATCACCGGGCGCAACGCGCCGGAGAAGCTGGTGGGGGCCGCCGACCTCGTCACCGACATGTCCAAGGTCAAGCACCCGATGGACGCGGGGCAGAAGGGCCAGCGGGGCATCGAGTGGTGA